A window of Stutzerimonas stutzeri genomic DNA:
CAGCGCCAGTCGGGCACCGCTGTCGCCCTGCCATGCCATTGGCGCGACGATCGCCACCAGTACCGAACCGGACATGGCGGTGATGAACTGCCTGGCTCGATCGCCGATGGGTACGAAGGCCATGATGAATACGCCACCCCAGCGTGTCGCCAGGGTGACGACTGCCATGATCAGTACCAGTGTCAGCGCGCCTGCGCCCGTTGCATCAAGATTCACGCTTCTTCTCCGCCCACAGCAGCCCGGCCAGGCCGCCTGCGAGCGCACCAACCACCACATG
This region includes:
- a CDS encoding AzlD family protein; the encoded protein is MNLDATGAGALTLVLIMAVVTLATRWGGVFIMAFVPIGDRARQFITAMSGSVLVAIVAPMAWQGDSGARLALLATAVTMLVLKKPLPAIAAGILAAALVRQF